From Etheostoma cragini isolate CJK2018 chromosome 1, CSU_Ecrag_1.0, whole genome shotgun sequence, a single genomic window includes:
- the LOC117944645 gene encoding phenazine biosynthesis-like domain-containing protein 1: MEIPVFTLDAFTNLPFKGNPAAICPLMHELSDYLYQRIAAEMNLSETAFITRINPSDNFTTGSRFRLRWFTPTNEVNLCGHATLASAAVLFKHKQNENPKLVFETRSGDLAVTQQGEGYIMDFPLNPPTQEDANDFRDIIKAAVGNHPIQDVYLSSNTKKLLVRLADSCDRSVLTSLKVDPVALQSSEMSGRVKGVIITMKGSPDCQPGYDFYSRFFAPWNGIPEDPVTGSAHTVLGSYWSKKLGKKKMLAYQCSSRGGELELEVRDDGRINIYGEAVTVLQGTITL; encoded by the exons ATGGAGATTCCAGTATTTACTTTAGACGCCTTCACCAATTTACCTTTCAAGGGAAACCCTGCGGCTATTTGTCCACTTATGCAT GAACTGAGTGATTATTTGTACCAGAGGATAGCAGCAGAGATGAACCTGTCAGAAACCGCTTTCATCACCAGGATCAATCCCTCTGACAATTTTACCACAG GATCAAGGTTCCGACTTCGATGGTTTACACCAACTAATGAAGTGAATCTCTGTGGTCATGCCACTCTGGCCTCTGCAGCAGTGCTGTTCAAACATAAGC AGAACGAGAATCCCAAACTGGTGTTTGAGACCAGGAGTGGCGATCTGGCTGTCACCCAGCAGGGGGAAGGGTACATCATGGACTTTCCTCTCAACCCCCCAACTCAGGAG gatGCCAATGACTTCAGAGACATCATCAAG GCAGCGGTTGGAAACCACCCGATCCAGGATGTTTATCTGAGCTCCAACACGAAGAAACTGCTGGTTCGACTGGCTGACAGCTGTGACAG GTCAGTGCTAACCAGTCTGAAAGTTGACCCTGTTGCTCTTCAGAGCAGTGAGATGAGTGGAAGAGTTAAAGGAGTAATCATCACCATGAAAG GATCCCCAGACTGCCAGCCAGGATATGACTTCTACTCTAGATTCTTTGCTCCATGGAATGGCATCCCTGAGGATCCCGTCACTG GTTCTGCTCACACCGTGCTGGGTAGCTACTGGTCTAAGAAGCTGGGAAAGAAGAAAATGCTAG CTTACCAGTGCTCCAGTCGAGGCGGGGAGCTAGAACTAGAAGTGAGAGACGACGGGAGAATCAACATATATGGAGAGGCCGTCACTGTGCTGCAAGGAACAATCACACTATAG